A single window of Channa argus isolate prfri chromosome 12, Channa argus male v1.0, whole genome shotgun sequence DNA harbors:
- the LOC137138042 gene encoding calpain-5-like produces the protein MPEQVNDFQGQSFHKLRRSCLRRGALFKDPLFPPSAQSLFYKREPPPGLTWKRPREICKDPRLFVDGISTRDLHQGSLGNCWMLAAFSCLASEPSLWKKVIPEHMDQDWNPKRPELYAGIFHFRFWRLGHWTDVVVDDRLPVSSDGVLLFCRSATPREFWSALLEKAYAKLNGCYEALEGGNTAEALIDFTGGVSEPLSLDREALSLHSDQRRTFFQTLAKAHECKSLITCSIRPAEGETVESVMDCGLVRGHAYGITAVKKVRLCEKLLKTSGMSRLFMVRMRNPWGTTDWTGDWSQGSQQWQQMSRAEREKMGLSIRDVGEFWMDFEDFCRYFTDVVVCRLVERALLWPRSHWKEVRCYGEWALAPCHSSASTSPSTVFQSNSALTVGNNNIKPGGTTQQGNWKETRLGESQQDREKEGKRGKQKAGKQVTKEEEYGNLTGSWEAHMDNRSRCGGCINHRDTFLHNPQFMLEVRGKEEEVLICLQQEDRRIRRREGAGDNLPIGFEVLKVEVNRCSRVHCVVEQAASSVYMDSRSVTLRGTLAPGRYVVLPTTFLPGATGRFLLRLFSYSHVQLRELWEDLPSPSVFQCFLPQPTIVTTVHLRRASGLSSPKQTAPDVYAIVRCESDTIRTRVFKEEVNPEFNLRTIFYRRYPDTHISIELWSRGLLWDSVLGGAHLQSAESERGRCHVIDLQGGQSHSGYRGCIYVETSSSICLTDL, from the exons ATGCCAGAGCAAGTGAATGACTTTCAGGGTCAGAGTTTTCACAAGCTGAGGCGGTCTTGTCTGCGTCGAGGTGCACTCTTCAAGGACCCCTTATTCCCACCATCTGCTCAGTCCCTGTTCTACAAGAGGGAGCCTCCGCCAGGGCTCACCTGGAAGCGGCCCAGG GAGATATGTAAAGACCCTCGTTTGTTTGTCGATGGGATCAGCACTCGTGACTTACACCAAGGCAGTCTGGGTAACTGCTGGATGTTGGCTGCTTTTTCCTGCTTGGCATCTGAGCCATCTCTGTGGAAGAAG GTGATACCAGAACACATGGATCAAGACTGGAACCCTAAGCGACCAGAGCTTTATGCAGGCATCTTTCATTTCCGGTTTTGGCGCCTTGGACACTGGACAGATGTAGTTGTGGATGACCGTCTGCCTGTCAGTAGTGATGGAGTGCTGCTGTTTTGTCGCTCAGCCACACCTAGAGAGTTCTGGAGCGCCCTGCTGGAGAAGGCCTACGCCAA GCTGAATGGCTGCTACGAGGCCCTGGAGGGAGGAAACACAGCGGAGGCTCTGATCGACTTTACTGGCGGGGTTTCCGAGCCTCTGAGTTTGGATCGTGAGGCCCTCAGCCTGCACAGTGATCAGAGGAGGACTTTCTTCCAGACGTTAGCCAAGGCCCATGAATGCAAATCCCTCATCACCTGTTCCATACGG CCAGCAGAGGGGGAAACAGTGGAGTCAGTGATGGACTGTGGCCTGGTGCGAGGACATGCTTATGGCATCACTGCGGTGAAGAAAGTGAGGCTATGTGAGAAGCTATTGAAGACAAGTGGGATGTCCAGACTCTTCATGGTGCGCATGAGGAACCCATGGGGCACCACAGACTGGACGGGTGACTGGAGTCAGGG ATCGCAACAATGGCAGCAGATGAGTCGTGCAGAAAGGGAGAAAATGGGCCTTTCTATTCGAGATGTAGGGGAATTCTG GATGGATTTCGAGGATTTCTGTCGCTACTTCACAGATGTGGTGGTGTGCCGCCTGGTGGAGAGAGCTCTTCTTTGGCCAAGGTCTCACTGGAAAGAAGTGCGCTGCTATGGAGAGTGGGCTCTAGCTCCATGTCACTCTAGTGCATCCACTAGTCCATCCACTGTCTTCCAGAGTAACAGTGCACTGACTGTGggaaacaacaacattaaaccTGGAGGGACCACGCAGCAAGGGAACTGGAAGGAGACGAGACTTGGGGAGAGTCagcaagacagagagaaagaaggtaAGCGTGGGAAACAAAAGGCTGGGAAGCAAgtgacaaaagaagaagaatatggCAACCTGACTGGAAGCTGGGAGGCCCACATGGATAACAGGAGTCGGTGTGGAGGATGCATCAACCACAGGGACACTTTCCTACACAATCCACAG TTTATGCTTGAAGTTAGAGGCAAAGAGGAGGAGGTCCTGATCTGTCTGCAGCAGGAAGACAGAAGGATACGCAGGAGAGAAGGAGCAGGAGACAACCTGCCTATCGGCTTTGAGGTGCTGAAG GTGGAGGTGAACCGCTGCAGCAGGGTGCACTGTGTAGTGGAGCAGGCAGCTAGCTCCGTCTACATGGACTCCCGCAGTGTAACGCTGAGGGGAACTCTGGCTCCAGGCCGCTATGTTGTGCTGCCCACCACCTTCCTGCCAGGGGCCACCGGACGCTTTCTGTTACGACTCTTCTCTTATTCCCATGTCCAGCTCAG GGAACTCTGGGAGGACCTGCCATCTCCTTCTGTCTTCCAGTGTTTTCTACCTCAACCCACCATAGTGACCACAGTCCATCTCCGCAGGGCGTCAGGACTCAGCAGTCCCAAACAGACAG CTCCAGATGTTTATGCCATAGTTCGATGTGAGAGTGACACCATAAGGACCCGTGTGTTTAAAGAGGAAGTAAACCCTGAGTTTAACCTTAGAACTATCTTCTACCGAAGATACCCTGACACACACATCTCCATCGAG TTGTGGAGCAGAGGTCTGCTGTGGGACTCTGTGCTTGGCGGGGCTCACCTCCAGTCTGCAGAGTCCGAGAGGGGTCGGTGCCATGTGATTGATCTACAAGGGGGCCAGTCGCACTCAGGATACCGCGGGTGTATCTATGTTGAGACATCCTCCAGCATCTGCCTCACGGATTTATGA
- the LOC137137795 gene encoding transmembrane protein 272-like gives MRARSREAEVSRSEAAGNKAGEVSPLNPGPDLLLKVRPIAADIMSSRRLIQNIRSPPQPSVPILVCSKLFVCVMPIAQIAIGSVYLHDCPRQHYIPIYLIVVGVFGLVLAVLSCLPCAQEAEDDTTNPLNRVCMSWNSLTSFFLFCWFIAGNVWIYSIYEPNYFKNNTHGELYCNKTLYLFAFWSTTFVYILLGLFLTVGFCVLLCFFLSGRADPDDDV, from the exons ATGCGTGCGCGCTCCCGGGAGGCGGAGGTCTCCAGAAGCGAAGCGGCAGGAAACAAGGCAGGCGAAGTTAGTCCCCTTAATCCAG GCCCTGATCTTCTTCTGAAGGTTAGACCCATCGCCGCAGACATCATGTCAAGCAGACGTCTTATCCAAAACATCCGCAGCCCTCCTCAACCATCAGTGCCGATACTGG tgtgTTCAAAGTTGTTTGTTTGCGTCATGCCCATTGCTCAGATTGCAATTG GGTCAGTATATCTGCATGACTGCCCACGGCAGCACTACATCCCTATCTATCTGATAGTGGTGGGGGTGTTTGGTCTGGTGCTGGCAGTGCTCTCCTGCCTGCCCTGTGCTCAGGAGGCCGAAGATGACACCACGAACCCCCTCAACAGAGTCTGCATGAGCTGGAACTCACTTACCTCGTTCTTCCTCTTCTGTTGGTTCATCGCTG GTAATGTGTGGATCTACTCTATTTATGAGCCCAACTACTTCAAGAATAACACACATGGGGAACTCTACTGTAACAAGACACTCTACTTGTTTGCCTTCTGGAGCACCACCTTTGTCTACATCCTCTTGGGTCTCTTCCTTACAGTTGGCTTCTGTGTCCTGCtctgcttcttcctctctgGCCGAGCTGATCCCGACGACGACGTCTAG
- the pcolceb gene encoding procollagen C-endopeptidase enhancer b: MEDRVWTVCLLVILTLGCTEAQTQTNFTRPIFHCGGHLVVDSGIVASEGFPSHYKPNSKCIWYITVPEGHVVMLSFRLFDMEPDPTCRYDYLDVYNGHSRLVQKLGRFCGTFRPGALISTSNTMMLEMVSDEATGGRGFLASFSAGKPHVEENQFCGGRLTKAQGSLKTPNWPNSDYPAGISCSWYISVEPSNVIEVKFEKIDLEPDTYCRYDYVALFNGGESDDSRRIGIFCGDRSPGTIVTNGNELLVQFVSDLSVTSDGFMAHYSSVPRGSRTPTAGGDFIYGPKTTSMPQKKPVRPSKPTKPTTQVRPGIQPKPTKKPLVKKPKKPVVKPTMKPKPPNAIPKVLVKKPTPKPRTKPTPKPKIIKPTLKPSVKVKPTRKPFLKTKPTLKPAVKPVKPTPKSGLKPAIKPKTKPNATDKPGLSKTVTKKPVVVKKPLPLNPLCTQPCKRTGTLQSSFCPHDFVITGKVTSLTAGPAGSSTIEVFLIKAYKTGRLNISKSGPARSVTLTSTCKRCPGLTKGLNYVLMGKVDEQGNGNLSPSSFTLLYKPVHANALVNLSRKTC, translated from the exons ATGGAGGACAGGGTGTGGACCGTGTGCCTTCTcgtcattttgactttgggatgCACTGAGGCTCAGACCCAGACCAACTTCACTAG gcCCATCTTCCACTGTGGAGGCCACCTGGTCGTAGATTCGGGCATCGTAGCCAGTGAGGGTTTCCCCAGTCACTATAAACCCAACAGTAAATGCATCTGGTACATCACT GTTCCAGAGGGTCATGTGGTCATGTTGTCTTTCCGCCTCTTCGACATGGAGCCTGACCCCACTTGTCGGTACGACTACCTGGACGTCTACAACGGTCACTCCCGCTTGGTGCAGAAGCTGGGTCGATTCTGTGGGACATTCAGACCCGGTGCCCTCATCTCCACCTCCAACACCATGATGTTAGAAATGGTGTCAGACGAAGCCACGGGCGGAAGAGGTTTTCTGGCATCCTTTAGTGCAGGGAAGCCACACGTGGAAG AGAACCAGTTCTGTGGCGGTCGGCTGACCAAAGCACAGGGCTCGCTCAAGACGCCCAATTGGCCCAACTCTGATTACCCAGCAGGCATCAGCTGCTCTTGGTACATCTCAGTAGAGCCGAGCAAT GTGATTGAGGTGAAGTTTGAGAAGATAGATTTGGAGCCTGACACGTATTGTCGTTACGACTACGTTGCGTTGTTTAACGGGGGAGAGAGCGACGACTCAAGGAGGATTGGGATATTCTGTGGAGACAGAAGCCCAGG AACTATAGTGACCAATGGGAATGAGCTCCTTGTGCAGTTTGTCTCGGACCTCAGCGTGACCTCTGATGGCTTCATGGCTCACTACTCCAGTGTGCCCCGTGGGTCCCGGACGCCAACAGCCGGGGGTGACTTTATCTACGGGCCTAAAACTACCTCCATGCCACAGAAAAAACCAGTGAGACCAAGCAAACCCACCAAACCAACTACCCAGGTTAGGCCTGGCATTCAGCCTAAGCCCACAAAAAAACCACTGGTGAAAAAACCAAAGAAGCCTGTTGTCAAGCCCACAATGAAACCCAAACCACCTAATGCCATACCTAAGGTACTTGTGAAAAAGCCCACACCAAAGCCCAGAACTAAACCTACACCCAAACCTAAGATCATCAAGCCAACACTAAAACCCAGCGTGAAGGTTAAACCCACACGTAAGCCTTTCTTGAAGACCAAGCCCACCTTAAAACCTGCTGTCAAACCAGTAAAGCCGACTCCCAAAAGTGGACTTAAGCCAGCAATCAAACCTAAGACCAAACCTAATGCAACAGATAAACCAGGACTAAGCAAGACAGTGACAAAGAAGCCTGTTGTGGTCAAAAAAC cttTACCACTGAACCCGCTATGTACACAACCCTGTAAGAGGACAGGAACCCTCCAGTCCAGCTTCTGCCCTCATGACTTTG TGATCACGGGTAAGGTTACATCTCTGACCGCTGGTCCTGCGGGCTCTTCAACAATCGAGGTTTTCCTAATCAAGGCCTATAAGACAGGACGCCTTAACATTAGTAAGTCAGGACCTGCCAGGTCAGTCACACTGACCTCCACTTGCAAGAGATGCCCTGGGCTAACCAAAG GTCTGAACTACGTGTTAATGGGAAAAGTCGATGAACAGGGCAACGGTAACCTCAGCCCTTCCAGCTTTACGCTCCTCTATAAGCCCGTCCACGCTAATGCACTGGTCAACCTTTCTCGTAAAACGTGCTGA